From Cellulomonas dongxiuzhuiae, the proteins below share one genomic window:
- a CDS encoding CpaF family protein: MDGVAILESEVRELIRRRGVDPVRDRAGVVALVHAAMADYDERSLLGSVPQLGDTAAAHKAVVDAVAGLGPLQRYLDDDEVEEIWINSPSQVFVARRGEPELTTTILTDAQVRDLVEQMLKVSGRRLDLSSPFVDASLPGGERLHAVIPDVTRRHWSVNIRKYVVRATSMQDMVGLGSLTPQAAAFLQAAVRVGLNVLVSGATQAGKTTMLNALVGAVPPRERVISCEEVFELRPAVRDWVAMQTRQANLEGTGEITLRRLVKEALRMRPDRLLVGEVREAEALDLLIALNSGVPVLNSDTCRPSQVVPSTACRQSRRSSRRPRSTARSATPMRRNTGRASCSRTRKWDSFGTTILMRQSARTASGGACGPMNVWSCPPGSVRARRHWTACRTTCDAYSRKRERSRLSRLEALPRYSGLRCKSS, from the coding sequence GTGGACGGCGTGGCGATCCTCGAGAGCGAGGTCCGCGAGCTCATCCGGCGCCGCGGGGTCGACCCCGTGCGCGACCGCGCGGGCGTCGTCGCGCTCGTGCACGCCGCCATGGCGGACTACGACGAGCGCTCGCTGCTGGGGTCGGTCCCGCAGCTGGGGGACACGGCGGCCGCGCACAAGGCGGTCGTGGACGCGGTGGCCGGGCTGGGACCGCTGCAGCGCTACCTCGACGACGACGAGGTCGAGGAGATCTGGATCAACTCGCCGTCCCAGGTCTTCGTCGCGCGGCGCGGCGAGCCTGAGCTGACGACGACGATCCTCACCGACGCGCAGGTCCGTGACCTCGTCGAGCAGATGCTCAAGGTCTCCGGGCGCCGGCTGGACCTGTCCAGCCCGTTCGTCGACGCGTCCCTGCCGGGCGGGGAGCGCCTGCACGCCGTCATCCCGGACGTCACGCGGCGGCACTGGTCCGTGAACATCCGCAAGTACGTCGTGCGCGCGACGAGCATGCAGGACATGGTCGGCCTCGGGTCGCTGACCCCGCAGGCCGCGGCGTTCCTGCAGGCCGCGGTCCGTGTCGGTCTCAACGTGCTGGTCTCCGGGGCCACGCAGGCGGGCAAGACGACCATGCTCAACGCGCTCGTCGGCGCGGTGCCGCCGCGCGAGCGGGTCATCAGCTGCGAGGAGGTCTTCGAGCTGCGGCCGGCGGTCCGGGACTGGGTCGCGATGCAGACGCGGCAGGCCAACCTGGAGGGCACCGGTGAGATCACGCTGCGGCGCCTGGTCAAGGAGGCGCTGCGGATGCGTCCCGACCGGCTGCTCGTCGGTGAGGTCCGTGAGGCGGAGGCGCTCGACCTGCTCATCGCCCTCAACAGCGGCGTGCCGGTGCTCAATAGTGACACATGTCGCCCGTCGCAGGTCGTACCATCGACGGCATGCCGTCAAAGTCGCCGGAGTTCCAGGAGACCGCGTTCAACTGCCCGTTCTGCGACGCCTATGCGGCGCAACACTGGTCGGGCGTCCTGCTCCAGGACGAGAAAATGGGACAGTTTTGGCACGACAATTTTGATGCGGCAAAGTGCACGCACTGCCAGCGGTGGAGCGTGTGGGCCGATGAACGTATGGTCGTGCCCTCCGGGGTCCGTCAGGGCTCGGCGCCACTGGACGGCATGCCGGACGACGTGCGACGCATATTCGAGGAAGCGCGAGAGGTCTCGGCTGTCTCGCCTCGAAGCGCTGCCGCGCTACTCAGGCTTGCGCTGCAAGTCCTCATAA
- a CDS encoding DUF7169 domain-containing protein produces MTAVTDARTALGDLVLTARSLALRLEDAEAVQWQAAPRQRPRDDTTERSKGAPPNDPTSATVLDDARLVLRAAVRRGERALGAAIDATAAAEREVDRALDAWQGIDPAPAAAA; encoded by the coding sequence ATGACCGCCGTCACCGATGCCCGCACCGCCCTCGGCGACCTCGTGCTCACCGCCCGCTCGCTCGCGCTCCGCCTGGAGGACGCCGAGGCCGTCCAGTGGCAGGCCGCCCCGCGGCAGCGCCCCCGGGACGACACGACCGAGCGGAGCAAGGGCGCCCCGCCGAACGACCCGACGTCCGCGACCGTGCTCGACGACGCCCGGCTCGTCCTCCGGGCCGCGGTCCGGCGCGGAGAGCGTGCCCTCGGCGCCGCGATCGACGCGACCGCCGCCGCGGAGCGCGAGGTCGATCGCGCCCTCGACGCCTGGCAGGGCATCGACCCCGCTCCCGCCGCCGCCGCGTAG
- a CDS encoding DUF4145 domain-containing protein: MPDDVRRIFEEAREVSAVSPRSAAALLRLALQVLINDLEPGNGTLDVKIGRLVARGLSQEVARAMDVVRVIGNNAVHPGLIEMGGDVTPVPAMFTLLNLIVEQVIVRKAEVDRLFDSLPGGSREAIARRDGTVSSPES; encoded by the coding sequence ATGCCGGACGACGTGCGACGCATATTCGAGGAAGCGCGAGAGGTCTCGGCTGTCTCGCCTCGAAGCGCTGCCGCGCTACTCAGGCTTGCGCTGCAAGTCCTCATAAACGACCTAGAGCCCGGCAATGGGACACTCGACGTCAAGATTGGCCGTCTCGTAGCCCGCGGACTCAGTCAGGAGGTCGCGCGGGCGATGGACGTCGTCCGCGTTATCGGGAACAACGCAGTGCACCCCGGTCTAATCGAGATGGGCGGGGACGTGACACCGGTCCCGGCGATGTTCACGCTGCTAAACCTCATCGTGGAACAGGTGATCGTCCGAAAGGCGGAGGTCGACCGACTGTTCGACTCACTGCCCGGGGGGTCTCGTGAGGCGATCGCGCGGCGAGACGGAACTGTCTCGTCGCCAGAGTCCTGA
- a CDS encoding aldose 1-epimerase family protein codes for MNTPSPTGDQHVLRHGDQVAVVTSVAASLREYRVGDRDVVLPFAVDAIAPAFSGGVLAPWPNRLRDATYRFRDVTYQVPLTEHERLTALHGLVSYARFAAVDVTPESVTLRHDLVPIPGYPWPLRLDVTYALAQDGLTVTVEATNLGTGVAPYGVGFHPWLSPGPGPVDACTLRLDAARRVTVDERLLPVGTEAVAGRFDLREGRPLAGVALDDAWVDATPDADGLTWATLTGGDGRTVAVWADATLPAWQVCTGDGIAGIERRGVAVEPMTCIADAFRTGELLVELEPGASHEVRWGMSLR; via the coding sequence GTGAACACGCCCTCCCCCACAGGTGACCAGCACGTGCTGCGGCACGGCGACCAGGTCGCCGTCGTCACGTCCGTCGCCGCGAGCCTGCGCGAGTACCGCGTGGGCGACCGCGACGTCGTCCTGCCCTTCGCGGTCGACGCGATCGCCCCCGCCTTCTCCGGTGGCGTGCTCGCCCCGTGGCCCAACCGGTTGCGGGACGCGACCTACCGCTTCCGCGACGTCACCTACCAGGTGCCGCTGACCGAGCACGAGCGCCTCACGGCCCTGCACGGCCTGGTGTCCTACGCCCGCTTCGCGGCCGTGGACGTGACGCCGGAGTCCGTGACGCTGCGGCACGACCTGGTCCCGATCCCCGGGTACCCGTGGCCCCTGCGCCTCGACGTCACGTACGCGCTGGCGCAGGACGGCCTGACCGTCACGGTCGAGGCGACCAACCTGGGCACCGGCGTGGCGCCGTACGGCGTCGGGTTCCACCCGTGGCTCTCCCCCGGCCCCGGTCCTGTCGACGCGTGCACCCTCCGGCTCGACGCCGCGCGCCGCGTGACGGTCGACGAGCGGCTGCTGCCCGTCGGCACCGAGGCGGTCGCCGGCCGCTTCGACCTGCGCGAGGGCCGCCCGCTCGCGGGCGTGGCCCTCGACGACGCGTGGGTCGACGCGACGCCCGACGCGGACGGTCTGACGTGGGCGACGCTCACGGGCGGCGACGGCCGCACGGTCGCCGTGTGGGCGGACGCGACCCTGCCCGCGTGGCAGGTGTGCACGGGTGACGGGATCGCGGGCATCGAGCGCCGCGGCGTCGCCGTCGAGCCGATGACGTGCATCGCGGACGCGTTCCGCACCGGTGAGCTGCTCGTGGAGCTCGAGCCGGGTGCGTCCCACGAGGTCCGCTGGGGCATGTCGCTGCGCTGA
- a CDS encoding type II secretion system F family protein, producing the protein MGVVVGLLLGAGLACVWWSWWPLAVTVEGGRDGWSARVRDTLTQAEVTGVSPGGLVAVSGLLGLVVAAVSFLLVPVPAVSLCFGAFAATAPWTLVRGRARRRLAGTRELWPDVVDHLASGVRAGLSLPEAVAQLGDRGPAELRAPFRRFGEDYRATGRFTDSLDALKDRLADPVADRIIEALRLTRDVGGTDLGRLLRTLSSFLRDDLRTRGEIEARQGWTVYAARMAVAAPWIVLAMLATRPEAIRAYDSPAGAVVLLAGAASTVLAYRLMLRVARLPDDPRVLR; encoded by the coding sequence GTGGGCGTCGTCGTGGGGCTGCTGCTCGGGGCCGGGCTCGCGTGCGTGTGGTGGTCGTGGTGGCCGCTCGCCGTGACCGTGGAGGGGGGCCGCGACGGCTGGTCGGCGCGCGTGCGCGACACCCTGACGCAGGCCGAGGTCACCGGCGTGAGCCCCGGCGGGCTCGTGGCGGTCAGCGGGCTCCTCGGGCTCGTGGTCGCGGCCGTGTCGTTCCTCCTCGTCCCCGTGCCGGCGGTGAGCCTGTGCTTCGGCGCGTTCGCCGCCACCGCGCCGTGGACGCTGGTGAGAGGACGCGCCCGGCGCCGGCTCGCCGGCACGCGCGAGCTGTGGCCCGACGTGGTGGACCACCTGGCCTCCGGCGTCCGGGCCGGGCTGTCGCTGCCGGAGGCGGTCGCCCAGCTGGGGGACCGCGGCCCGGCCGAGCTGCGGGCGCCCTTCCGCAGGTTCGGCGAGGACTACCGCGCCACCGGCCGGTTCACCGACAGCCTCGACGCGTTGAAGGACCGGCTCGCGGACCCGGTCGCCGACCGCATCATCGAGGCGCTGCGGCTCACGCGCGACGTCGGGGGCACCGACCTCGGGCGGCTGCTGCGCACGCTGTCGTCGTTCCTGCGCGACGACCTGCGCACGCGCGGTGAGATCGAGGCCCGGCAGGGGTGGACCGTCTACGCGGCCCGGATGGCGGTCGCGGCGCCCTGGATCGTGCTCGCGATGCTCGCCACCCGGCCCGAGGCGATCCGCGCGTACGACTCGCCCGCCGGGGCCGTGGTCCTGCTCGCGGGCGCGGCGAGCACCGTCCTGGCCTACCGGCTGATGCTGCGCGTCGCGCGGCTGCCCGACGACCCGCGGGTGCTGCGGTGA
- a CDS encoding M15 family metallopeptidase yields the protein MGSHRAEPTTRARRDRQQRTDAPPVPVAAAPAVEGLGAPAADAPRRWSTRMLGRTGVLAALVAVTVVVPVSQGVADGEIVVGERQVDPNLPSTVTALTAIPLSDLPPTPLVSADGASRLRALAEVSRDAERSALPGCDGGVRAAGSNGLLATKDLCTLWDGRTQMRADAAVALAELNEAHVARFGTDMCLTSGYRTLAQQKAVKAQKGGMAATPGKSNHGWGLAMDFCSIQTSGARWTWLNDNGPTFGWEQPNWAVKGGSGPYEPWHWEYTKGVKADGEYYG from the coding sequence GTGGGATCCCACCGAGCGGAGCCGACGACACGCGCGCGCCGGGACCGGCAGCAGCGCACCGACGCGCCCCCGGTCCCCGTGGCCGCCGCCCCCGCCGTCGAGGGCCTGGGCGCCCCGGCCGCGGACGCACCGCGCCGATGGTCCACCCGCATGCTCGGACGGACCGGCGTGCTGGCCGCGCTCGTGGCCGTCACGGTCGTCGTCCCGGTCTCGCAGGGCGTCGCGGACGGTGAGATCGTCGTCGGCGAGCGGCAGGTCGACCCGAACCTGCCCTCGACGGTCACCGCGCTGACCGCCATCCCGCTGTCCGACCTGCCGCCGACCCCGCTCGTCTCCGCCGACGGCGCCTCGCGGCTCCGCGCGCTGGCGGAGGTCTCGCGCGACGCCGAGCGGTCGGCGCTGCCCGGCTGCGACGGCGGCGTGCGCGCCGCGGGTTCGAACGGCCTGCTGGCGACCAAGGACCTGTGCACGCTGTGGGACGGGCGCACGCAGATGCGCGCCGACGCGGCCGTGGCGCTCGCCGAGCTCAACGAGGCCCACGTCGCGCGGTTCGGCACCGACATGTGCCTGACCTCGGGCTACCGCACGCTCGCGCAGCAGAAGGCCGTCAAGGCGCAGAAGGGCGGCATGGCCGCCACCCCCGGCAAGAGCAACCACGGCTGGGGCCTCGCGATGGACTTCTGCTCCATCCAGACCTCGGGCGCCCGCTGGACGTGGCTCAACGACAACGGCCCGACCTTCGGCTGGGAGCAGCCGAACTGGGCGGTCAAGGGTGGCTCCGGCCCCTACGAGCCGTGGCACTGGGAGTACACCAAGGGCGTCAAGGCCGACGGCGAGTACTACGGCTGA
- a CDS encoding SelT/SelW/SelH family protein — protein MSADDPQPRVTITYCTQCRWLLRAAWYAQELLTTFHRELGEVALRPATGGVFTVEVDGETIWDRSDGRGFPEVTTLKQLVRDRVAPDRPLGHSDVRAGARAVPDDDVPTV, from the coding sequence ATGAGCGCCGACGACCCGCAGCCGCGCGTCACCATCACCTACTGCACCCAGTGCCGCTGGCTGCTGCGGGCCGCCTGGTACGCGCAGGAGCTGCTGACGACCTTCCACCGCGAGCTCGGCGAGGTGGCGCTGCGCCCCGCGACCGGCGGCGTCTTCACGGTCGAGGTCGACGGCGAGACGATCTGGGACCGCTCGGACGGGCGCGGCTTCCCCGAGGTGACGACGCTCAAGCAGCTCGTCCGCGACCGCGTCGCACCGGACAGGCCCCTGGGGCACTCCGACGTCAGGGCCGGGGCGCGCGCGGTCCCGGACGACGACGTCCCGACCGTCTGA
- a CDS encoding recombinase family protein, giving the protein MPATQHSRPLRASLYLRLSVASDDESTSIERQERDLRRLAAAEGWDVVSVLIDDGMSGRAARVKATAAVEALRSGDIDVLAVWKFDRFSREGVRGLVPLLDALDSRPESTFVALQDGLRSGTSAWDMLAPILATFARSESNNTAIRVRSAIASNRAAGRWTGGPAPVGYASAPNPDGPGRVLIPATDEVRYLVEAARRIVAGESVYAVTAYMNSTPFRPRRAPSWSLQAVKQSLTGSAIVGRVTIKGEVMRDADGMPRQVWEPALPVDLWREVRAVLAARAESSKPAGTRARSARSRLLSGVAVCASCGAPLYVRQQQNGTPAYRCASRSNGRPCAGAASVTAERLEEFVVREFLSAVGRLAVVHPVEVEPVAAALAEAEEALQHLGSRLGNADLDDADEEALLAQRSTLRARVRALRAEATATPPEVQFHETGETYAEVWSRLADTSSRRDHLMTALDYVAVHPGVRGRTGPLDRARVEVRWRGETDQANNHDDYNAA; this is encoded by the coding sequence ATGCCTGCCACGCAGCACTCCCGCCCACTTCGAGCCAGTCTCTACCTCAGACTCAGCGTCGCGTCCGACGACGAGTCGACCTCAATCGAACGCCAAGAGCGCGACCTCCGTCGCCTCGCAGCCGCCGAAGGCTGGGACGTCGTCTCGGTGCTCATAGACGACGGCATGTCCGGCCGCGCCGCACGAGTGAAGGCGACCGCCGCCGTCGAGGCTCTCCGCAGCGGTGACATCGACGTCCTGGCGGTCTGGAAGTTTGACCGGTTCTCACGCGAGGGCGTCCGCGGCCTCGTGCCCCTTCTCGACGCGCTGGACTCGCGACCCGAGTCGACCTTCGTCGCTCTCCAGGACGGGCTTCGCTCCGGAACGAGCGCATGGGACATGCTCGCCCCGATCCTGGCGACGTTCGCCCGGAGCGAGTCGAACAACACGGCGATCCGCGTTCGTTCGGCGATCGCCAGCAACCGCGCGGCGGGCCGCTGGACCGGTGGTCCCGCGCCGGTCGGATACGCAAGCGCGCCGAACCCCGACGGGCCGGGCCGCGTGCTCATCCCGGCGACCGACGAGGTGCGGTATTTGGTGGAGGCCGCGCGGCGCATCGTGGCTGGCGAGTCCGTATACGCCGTCACGGCGTACATGAACTCGACGCCTTTCCGACCCCGCCGGGCGCCGTCCTGGTCGCTCCAGGCCGTGAAGCAGTCGCTAACGGGCTCGGCGATCGTCGGGCGCGTGACCATCAAGGGCGAGGTGATGCGCGACGCGGACGGGATGCCGCGTCAGGTCTGGGAGCCCGCACTCCCGGTCGACCTTTGGCGCGAGGTGCGCGCGGTACTCGCTGCCCGCGCTGAGTCGTCCAAGCCCGCAGGGACACGCGCCCGTAGCGCGCGATCCCGCCTCCTCTCCGGCGTGGCCGTCTGCGCTTCCTGCGGCGCGCCCCTGTACGTGCGCCAGCAGCAGAACGGGACCCCCGCGTACCGCTGCGCTTCACGCTCCAACGGGCGCCCGTGCGCAGGCGCCGCGAGCGTGACCGCCGAGCGTCTAGAGGAGTTCGTCGTGCGGGAGTTCCTGTCGGCCGTAGGCCGTCTCGCCGTCGTCCATCCCGTCGAGGTCGAGCCTGTGGCTGCCGCTCTCGCCGAGGCCGAAGAGGCTCTCCAGCACCTCGGTAGTCGGCTCGGCAACGCCGACCTCGACGACGCAGACGAGGAGGCACTCCTCGCGCAGCGAAGCACGCTTCGCGCTCGCGTCCGAGCCCTCCGCGCCGAGGCCACAGCGACCCCGCCCGAGGTCCAGTTCCACGAGACGGGCGAAACCTACGCGGAGGTGTGGAGCCGCCTCGCCGACACGTCATCGCGGCGCGACCACCTCATGACCGCGCTCGACTACGTCGCGGTGCACCCCGGCGTCCGGGGCAGGACCGGTCCCCTCGACCGAGCCCGGGTCGAGGTCCGGTGGCGCGGAGAGACCGACCAGGCGAACAACCACGACGATTACAACGCGGCGTGA
- a CDS encoding type II secretion system F family protein: MNPGLTGALIGLLGGCGVVLVLLRLRARRISLEQRVGPYLRTRGTSSLLRIETVRGPWGTVERLATPFLADGVRLMARIGSPAGELRHRLSRAGRTETVEQFRAQQVVCGVVGLAAGLLLAVTLAATRGGGLVPLVALVLVVGLLGALAPDWLLGRQVARREARLLAQMPTVTELLALAVSAGEGATGALERVVRQTRGELADELARTLADARAGAPLTTALQSLADRTGIPALARFAEGVAVAVERGSPLADVLRAQAQDVREEGRRALMQTGGRKEVLMMVPVVFLILPVTVLFAVFPSAVVLRVGL, encoded by the coding sequence GTGAACCCGGGACTCACTGGAGCGCTCATCGGGCTGCTCGGCGGGTGCGGGGTCGTGCTCGTCCTGCTGCGGCTGCGCGCGCGGCGGATCTCCCTCGAGCAGCGCGTCGGACCGTACCTGCGCACGCGCGGCACGTCCTCGCTGCTGCGGATCGAGACCGTCCGGGGGCCGTGGGGCACCGTCGAGCGGCTCGCCACGCCCTTCCTCGCCGACGGCGTGCGGCTCATGGCGCGCATCGGGTCGCCCGCGGGCGAGCTGCGGCACCGGCTGTCGCGCGCCGGTCGGACGGAGACGGTCGAGCAGTTCCGTGCCCAGCAGGTCGTCTGCGGCGTCGTCGGGCTCGCCGCGGGACTGCTCCTCGCCGTCACGCTGGCGGCGACACGCGGCGGCGGGCTCGTCCCGCTGGTCGCGCTGGTCCTCGTGGTCGGCCTCCTGGGCGCGCTCGCACCCGACTGGCTGCTGGGTCGGCAGGTCGCACGCCGGGAGGCGCGGCTGCTCGCCCAGATGCCGACCGTCACCGAGCTGCTGGCGCTCGCCGTGAGCGCCGGGGAGGGCGCCACGGGCGCGCTCGAGCGCGTCGTGCGCCAGACGCGCGGCGAGCTGGCCGACGAGCTCGCGCGCACGCTCGCCGACGCCCGCGCCGGTGCGCCGCTGACGACCGCGCTGCAGTCGCTCGCCGACCGGACGGGGATCCCCGCGCTCGCGCGCTTCGCCGAGGGGGTCGCGGTCGCCGTCGAGCGCGGCTCGCCGCTCGCGGACGTGCTGCGCGCCCAGGCGCAGGACGTGCGCGAGGAGGGGCGCCGCGCGCTCATGCAGACAGGCGGGCGCAAGGAGGTGCTCATGATGGTCCCGGTGGTGTTCCTTATCCTCCCGGTGACCGTCCTGTTCGCCGTCTTCCCCAGCGCGGTGGTCCTGCGGGTGGGGCTGTGA
- a CDS encoding HNH endonuclease signature motif containing protein, producing MAASGDARAVVAWAKHRSARRPGGCWEWVGMVNRDGYPTTSKGAPYRFVYTATRGPIPTGDHVHHACGNRLCVSPAHLRLATARENIAEMLTRRAYDARLAEADAIYALVLALGDAVPPALRERVARASSV from the coding sequence ATGGCCGCGAGCGGGGACGCGCGCGCCGTAGTGGCGTGGGCGAAGCACCGCTCGGCCCGGCGCCCCGGCGGGTGCTGGGAGTGGGTCGGCATGGTCAACCGCGACGGCTACCCCACGACGAGCAAGGGTGCCCCCTACCGCTTCGTCTACACCGCCACCCGCGGACCTATCCCGACCGGCGACCACGTACATCACGCCTGTGGCAACCGCCTATGCGTGAGCCCCGCACACCTCCGCCTCGCAACGGCCCGCGAGAACATCGCCGAGATGCTCACCCGACGCGCGTACGACGCACGCCTCGCCGAGGCCGATGCGATATACGCCCTGGTGCTCGCCCTAGGCGACGCCGTCCCGCCCGCCCTTCGCGAGCGGGTCGCACGGGCGTCCAGCGTCTAG
- a CDS encoding serine hydrolase domain-containing protein, producing MTHTSEARDLPRRAPEEVGVPSAALLALVDALDAHDETHSVMVVRRGAVVAEGWWAPYGPDLPHDLYSLSKTFTAIAVGLAREEGLLTFDDPVLSFFGDEAPDEPSPHLAAMRVRHLLTMRTGHHDDASSRTFAGDDLVRAFLSLPVEHEPGSWFVYNTAATYMLSAIVTRLTGQRLLDYLRPRLFEPLGITGATWEQCPRGVDMGGFGLALRTRDIAALGVLLAQDGVVDGVRVLPAGWVAEASADGGPSVPEQDGDGPPEWHQGYGYQLWRCRHGAFRGDGAFGQFCVVVPDQDLVVAMTSGDLDMQGVLDRVWDLLAHLSADALPSDPAAHGALVRRLAGLAHPAPAGSVGDGVGALAGRDLVLERPVGPVHGVRIDVGPDEDTLVVRTADGDVPLRAGHGDWAAQTVTLPSGHGGPPRDLLTLASADRPEAGAYRVTVRAVTTPFRWTATVRVASDGTATLAAEQNVGYGVTSSGEVPLRLQG from the coding sequence ATGACGCACACCTCCGAGGCCCGCGACCTGCCCCGACGCGCACCCGAGGAGGTCGGTGTGCCGTCGGCCGCGCTCCTCGCGCTCGTCGACGCCCTCGACGCGCACGACGAGACCCACTCCGTCATGGTCGTCCGTCGGGGCGCCGTGGTGGCCGAGGGCTGGTGGGCCCCGTACGGCCCGGACCTGCCGCACGACCTGTACTCCCTGTCGAAGACCTTCACCGCGATCGCGGTCGGGCTCGCCCGGGAGGAGGGGCTGCTCACGTTCGACGACCCGGTCCTGTCGTTCTTCGGCGACGAGGCACCCGACGAGCCGTCGCCGCACCTCGCCGCGATGCGGGTGCGCCACCTGCTGACGATGCGCACCGGCCACCACGACGACGCGAGCTCGCGCACCTTCGCGGGCGACGACCTGGTGCGGGCGTTCCTGTCGCTGCCCGTCGAGCACGAGCCGGGGAGCTGGTTCGTCTACAACACCGCGGCGACCTACATGCTGTCCGCGATCGTCACCCGGCTCACGGGGCAGCGGCTGCTCGACTACCTGCGGCCACGCCTGTTCGAGCCGCTCGGGATCACGGGCGCGACGTGGGAGCAGTGCCCGCGCGGCGTCGACATGGGCGGGTTCGGGCTGGCGCTGCGCACGCGCGACATCGCGGCCCTGGGGGTGCTGCTCGCGCAGGACGGCGTGGTCGACGGCGTGCGGGTCCTGCCCGCCGGCTGGGTCGCCGAGGCCTCGGCCGACGGCGGTCCGTCGGTGCCCGAGCAGGACGGCGACGGGCCGCCGGAGTGGCACCAGGGCTACGGCTACCAGCTGTGGCGCTGCCGCCACGGGGCCTTCCGGGGCGACGGCGCGTTCGGCCAGTTCTGCGTCGTGGTGCCGGACCAGGACCTCGTGGTCGCGATGACGTCGGGCGACCTGGACATGCAGGGGGTCCTGGACCGGGTGTGGGACCTGCTGGCGCACCTGTCGGCCGACGCGCTGCCGTCCGACCCGGCCGCGCACGGGGCCCTGGTGCGTCGGCTCGCGGGCCTCGCGCACCCGGCGCCCGCCGGCTCCGTGGGCGACGGGGTCGGCGCGCTCGCCGGGCGCGACCTCGTGCTCGAGCGACCCGTCGGGCCGGTGCACGGCGTGCGGATCGACGTCGGGCCCGACGAGGACACCCTCGTCGTGCGCACGGCCGACGGTGACGTCCCGCTCCGCGCGGGCCACGGCGACTGGGCCGCGCAGACCGTCACGCTGCCCAGCGGGCACGGCGGCCCGCCGCGCGACCTGCTCACCCTGGCGTCCGCGGACCGTCCCGAGGCCGGCGCCTACCGGGTCACGGTGCGCGCTGTGACCACGCCGTTCCGCTGGACCGCGACGGTGCGTGTCGCGTCCGACGGCACGGCGACGCTGGCCGCCGAGCAGAACGTGGGCTACGGCGTGACGTCGTCGGGGGAGGTCCCGCTGCGCCTTCAGGGGTGA
- a CDS encoding hemolysin family protein: MDSTVALVLAVVLLAANAFFVGAEFAIMSARRSSVEPLAEAGDRRAVTVLWAMEHVSLMLAAAQLGITVCSTSLGLVAEPAIAHLIESPLHALGVPDAFTHPIAFVLALLVVVYLHVVLGEMVPKNLAVSGPDRAVLLFGPPLVWVARVLRPVIVVLNWLANHVLRAFRVEPRDEVASAFTAQEVQSIVERSQAEGLLADEQGLLAGAIEFSDRTAAEVMVAVDDLVTVDAASTPDDIEHLVGRNGFSRFVVLDGDGRPTGYLHIKDVLYADDTTRTQPVPSWRVRTLAVVGPQDEVETALEAMQRSGSHLARVDDAQGRTTGVVFLEDILEELVGEVRDAMQRGQLR, from the coding sequence ATGGACAGCACCGTCGCGCTCGTCCTGGCCGTCGTCCTGCTCGCGGCCAACGCCTTCTTCGTCGGCGCCGAGTTCGCGATCATGTCCGCGCGGCGCTCGTCCGTCGAGCCGCTCGCCGAGGCGGGTGACCGCCGGGCCGTCACCGTGCTGTGGGCCATGGAGCACGTGTCGCTCATGCTCGCGGCGGCGCAGCTCGGGATCACCGTGTGCTCGACGAGCCTGGGGCTGGTCGCCGAGCCGGCGATCGCGCACCTCATCGAGTCCCCGCTGCACGCCCTGGGCGTCCCGGACGCGTTCACGCACCCGATCGCCTTCGTCCTCGCGCTGCTCGTGGTCGTGTACCTCCACGTCGTGCTGGGCGAGATGGTGCCCAAGAACCTGGCCGTGTCCGGGCCCGACCGTGCCGTGCTGCTGTTCGGTCCGCCCCTCGTGTGGGTCGCGCGCGTCCTGCGGCCCGTGATCGTCGTGCTCAACTGGCTCGCGAACCATGTGCTCCGGGCGTTCCGCGTCGAGCCGCGGGACGAGGTCGCCTCGGCGTTCACGGCGCAGGAGGTCCAGTCGATCGTCGAGCGCTCGCAGGCCGAGGGCCTGCTGGCCGACGAGCAGGGCCTGCTCGCGGGTGCCATCGAGTTCTCCGACCGGACGGCGGCCGAGGTCATGGTGGCGGTCGACGACCTCGTCACGGTCGACGCGGCCAGCACGCCCGACGACATCGAGCACCTCGTCGGGCGGAACGGCTTCAGCAGGTTCGTCGTCCTCGACGGCGACGGTCGGCCGACCGGCTACCTCCACATCAAGGACGTCCTGTACGCCGACGACACGACCCGCACCCAGCCCGTCCCGTCGTGGCGCGTGCGCACGCTCGCCGTGGTCGGGCCGCAGGACGAGGTGGAGACCGCGCTGGAGGCCATGCAGCGCTCGGGGTCGCACCTCGCCCGGGTCGACGACGCGCAGGGCCGCACGACGGGTGTGGTCTTCCTCGAGGACATCCTCGAGGAGCTCGTGGGTGAGGTCCGCGACGCGATGCAGCGGGGCCAGCTGCGGTGA